Proteins encoded within one genomic window of Candidatus Bathyarchaeum sp.:
- the nifS gene encoding cysteine desulfurase NifS, with protein MYMDYGAGKPVDKRVLDAMKPYFLEMYGNASSGHSYGNAAKEALTNSREKVAQLIGAEKAQEIIFTSGGTESNNLAIKGAAFRNKSKGNHIITTAIEHMSVINICKYLQKEGFEVTFVPVDDKGVVDLEKLEAAITDKTILMSIMYANGEIGTIQPIKQIGALAKEKNIIFHVDAVAAAGQVPINVVDENINLLTLSSNDLYGPKGVGALYIKKGTRIIPIDQGGGQENGLRSGTENVSGIVGMAKAAELAQAELEPESKRLTALRDKLIDGVLDTIPQSFLNGHRTKRLPNNANLRFSYIEGESLILSLDMQGIQASSGSACSSKTLEPSHVLRAIGLSHELAHGSLSFTLGKQNTQEGMDYVLEAIPDVVKRLRALSPLTPKEILR; from the coding sequence ATGTATATGGACTACGGTGCAGGAAAACCCGTAGATAAAAGAGTCCTAGATGCCATGAAGCCATATTTTCTGGAAATGTATGGTAACGCTTCTTCGGGGCACTCTTACGGAAACGCTGCAAAAGAAGCCTTAACAAATTCTCGAGAAAAAGTCGCCCAGCTAATTGGGGCAGAAAAAGCCCAAGAAATAATATTTACTTCTGGTGGAACCGAATCCAACAACCTAGCAATCAAAGGAGCAGCTTTTCGAAACAAATCCAAAGGAAACCACATAATCACTACTGCAATCGAGCACATGTCTGTGATTAATATCTGCAAGTATTTGCAAAAAGAAGGTTTTGAAGTAACTTTTGTTCCTGTGGATGACAAAGGGGTAGTTGATTTGGAAAAACTTGAAGCCGCAATTACTGATAAAACAATTCTGATGTCTATCATGTATGCTAACGGCGAAATTGGAACAATTCAACCCATAAAACAAATTGGAGCCTTAGCCAAAGAAAAAAACATAATATTCCATGTTGATGCAGTAGCAGCAGCTGGACAAGTTCCCATAAATGTTGTTGACGAAAACATTAACCTGTTAACTCTTTCTTCAAACGACCTGTATGGACCTAAAGGAGTTGGAGCCCTTTATATAAAAAAGGGAACCCGAATTATTCCCATCGACCAAGGTGGCGGACAAGAAAACGGTTTACGTTCTGGTACTGAAAACGTTTCCGGAATAGTTGGCATGGCAAAAGCAGCCGAACTTGCCCAAGCTGAATTGGAACCTGAAAGCAAACGTTTGACCGCATTGCGTGATAAACTGATTGATGGCGTTTTGGATACAATTCCCCAATCTTTTTTGAATGGCCATCGAACTAAACGGTTGCCTAATAATGCAAATCTTAGGTTCAGTTATATAGAAGGGGAGTCACTGATTTTAAGTCTGGACATGCAAGGAATACAAGCATCATCGGGTTCAGCATGCTCATCAAAAACCTTAGAGCCCTCCCATGTGCTTCGTGCCATTGGGTTGTCCCATGAACTTGCTCATGGCTCATTGTCGTTTACCTTGGGAAAGCAAAACACCCAAGAAGGCATGGATTACGTGCTGGAAGCAATACCCGATGTGGTAAAACGATTACGGGCGCTTTCGCCCTTAACTCCAAAAGAAATCTTGAGGTGA
- the nifU gene encoding Fe-S cluster assembly scaffold protein NifU encodes MYSEKVMDHFKNPRNVGEIENPDGVGTVGNPTCGDLMTMYIKIKDEKIEDVKFKTFGCGAAIATSSMATEMAKGKTIKEAMNITRAEVAKNLGGLPPIKMHCSNLAADALHEAIKDYQKKKESKK; translated from the coding sequence ATGTATAGCGAAAAAGTTATGGATCATTTCAAAAACCCCCGAAATGTCGGCGAAATCGAAAACCCAGACGGCGTCGGAACAGTAGGTAACCCCACCTGTGGCGATTTAATGACCATGTACATCAAAATTAAAGACGAAAAAATTGAAGACGTTAAATTCAAAACCTTTGGCTGCGGCGCAGCCATAGCAACCAGTAGCATGGCAACAGAAATGGCAAAAGGCAAAACCATCAAAGAAGCAATGAACATCACCCGCGCCGAAGTAGCCAAAAACCTTGGTGGGCTTCCCCCCATCAAAATGCACTGCTCTAATTTGGCTGCTGATGCTTTGCATGAAGCCATAAAAGACTACCAAAAAAAGAAAGAATCCAAAAAATAA
- a CDS encoding sulfurtransferase TusA family protein: MGNQTEADSNLDCVGLYCPEPVFRTRQALDQLEAGQILEVVADDPASEEDIPRLVKHLEHKLLKMYEENGEFHFLIQKME, encoded by the coding sequence TTGGGTAATCAAACTGAAGCTGACAGTAACCTTGATTGTGTTGGTCTGTATTGTCCGGAACCGGTTTTTCGAACCCGTCAAGCACTAGACCAACTGGAAGCAGGTCAAATCCTAGAAGTAGTAGCAGACGACCCTGCTTCGGAAGAAGACATACCCCGTTTAGTCAAGCATCTTGAACACAAATTACTAAAAATGTACGAAGAAAATGGTGAATTCCATTTTCTAATCCAAAAAATGGAATAG
- a CDS encoding NUDIX hydrolase encodes LSVTEDTVILPNGKQIGYNTIKLQDFVSVVPIIENDIAMIEILRYPRNSVSLEIPSGHIEQGETPKQSAVRELLEETGYRAGQLVPIGSFNPLSRSLQKAHLFLAKELTKGNQQLEETEQIQLKYVPVQDIPELLNSGKITHAPTIIGLQKLLLRNKKESDRAQNC; translated from the coding sequence TTCTTTCTGTTACTGAAGACACGGTAATTTTGCCCAACGGAAAACAAATTGGATATAATACAATCAAGTTACAAGATTTTGTATCGGTTGTACCAATTATCGAAAACGATATCGCCATGATTGAAATTTTGCGGTATCCCCGAAACAGTGTAAGCCTTGAAATCCCAAGCGGACACATAGAACAGGGTGAAACCCCCAAACAAAGTGCTGTGCGGGAACTTTTGGAAGAAACCGGATACAGAGCAGGTCAACTGGTGCCCATAGGAAGTTTTAATCCACTGTCCCGAAGTTTGCAAAAAGCACATTTGTTCTTGGCAAAAGAGCTAACAAAAGGAAATCAGCAACTGGAAGAAACTGAACAAATCCAACTAAAATATGTACCAGTTCAGGACATACCTGAACTATTAAACTCGGGAAAAATTACTCATGCCCCCACAATAATTGGGTTACAAAAGTTGTTGTTAAGGAACAAAAAAGAAAGTGACAGGGCGCAAAATTGCTGA